The stretch of DNA GCGTCTTGAATCGACATCTTGGTGATAACTTTATTAATACAGTCTTAGTTAATACCGAAAAAGTTCCAGATGATTACATGGATTTCCATAAGTTCAACGAAGTTTCTCGCCAAGTTAGTCATGATTTTCGCGGGTTACGGGATCAAGGTTGCAAGGTGATCTCAGCTAATTTCTTAAAGTTACGGGACAATGGGGCCTTCCATGATGGCGACCAAGTTGTGACGGAACTGATGAATTTAGTGGGACACTCCGACGTTTTAAGATAGGAGGACGCTTAGATGTCATACGCCAGTGAAGTTAAAAAAGAACTAACCAACCTCGCTGTCCATCGCGAGAATGCGAAGGCTGAACTAATGGCCTTGATTCGAATGAACGGGACGATTAGTTTAGCTAATCATCACTTTATTTTGAATATTCAGACGGAAAATCCGGCCATCGCGCGGCGTATTTATCGGTTATTGAAGCAATTTTATGATGTGGCCAGTGAGTTGATCGTACGTCGCAAAATGAAATTGAATAAGAATAACTTATATATCGTGCGCCTAAAAACGGGGACGGACATGGTTTTGGCAGATCTGGGGATTCTCAAAGATCTGCAGATTGTGGAAGTCGCCCCGACTGAGGTTTTGACGGATGATGCAGCTGTTCGTTCGTATTTACGCGGCGCATTTTTAGCTGGTGGCTCGGTCAACAATCCGGAAACTTCACGATATCATTTGGAAATCTATTCACTGTATGAAGAACATAACAAAATGATTTCCCAAATGATGAACAATTATGGGCTGAACTCACGTACGACGGATCGTCGTGGTGGGTTTATCACCTATATCAAGGAAGCCGAAAAAATTGCAGATTTCTT from Lactiplantibacillus brownii encodes:
- the whiA gene encoding DNA-binding protein WhiA; translation: MSYASEVKKELTNLAVHRENAKAELMALIRMNGTISLANHHFILNIQTENPAIARRIYRLLKQFYDVASELIVRRKMKLNKNNLYIVRLKTGTDMVLADLGILKDLQIVEVAPTEVLTDDAAVRSYLRGAFLAGGSVNNPETSRYHLEIYSLYEEHNKMISQMMNNYGLNSRTTDRRGGFITYIKEAEKIADFLSLIGATTGMLKFEDVRIMRDMRNSVNRLVNCENANMDKVANASSQQIENIMLIDATVGLKQLPIKLQEVAIARLAHREVSLKELGTLVPGGPISKSGINHRLRKINQFAAQLQKDA